The DNA region AACCTGAACATGAATCAGCAACCGTATTATTCGGTAACACAGGCATACAATGCGGCACCGTCTGCAAATCCATTTGCAAAAGCAATTAAAGATAAATCGCAGATTGCAAGTAGAAATTATGATGGTGAAGTAATGTGGTTGGGAACTTTCGGGCAGGTTGAATATTCAAATGACATCATTTCTGCATTTGTTCAGGGATCAGTTTCTGAGCAGTGGTTCCAAAGAATCGACAACTGGATTGTTGATGGTGTTACTAAACAGCAAGGTCAGGTGGTGAATACCAAAACAGGATTTAAAGACCTGCTTGGATTCAACGTAAAAGGAGGTTTGAACTATAACCTTGACAGCAAGAACAATGTTTTTGTAAATGCAGGTTACTACTCAAAACAGCCAAACAATTATGCGGTTTATCCTAACAATTCACAGGTACTTAACCCAAGATTGACCAACGAGAAAATCGCATCAGTAGAAGCGGGTTATGGATTTAGAAGTTCTGCTTTCAGAGCGAATGTTAACCTATACTACACTACCTGGAAAGACAGATTTACCAGAGTTTCCGGAATTAATATTCCTGTAACTGGTAATGGAACAGCAATCAACGCCTACGCAAACCTTCTTGGAGTACAGGAAGTACACATGGGAGCAGAATTCGAAGGAACACTTAAAGTGACAGACTATCTTGATTTCAACGGAATGTTCTCCATCGGTGACTGGAAGTATAAAAACAATCCAATTGGGGAATTGTTTGACAATAATAACAATCCTTTAACAGATGTTCCCAATGCAACGCAAAACCAAGTTACTCTTGCGTTGGATGGAGTAAAAGTTTCTGATGCTGCGCAGACTACGGCTGCATTAGGATTCACTTTGAAGCCGGTAAAACCATTAAGCATCTTCAGTACTTGGAGATATAATGACAACCTTTACGGAGTTTTCAATATTGATAACAACTTTATCATCAAACCAGATGGTACGGTTCCAAATAACGCAAAGAGAGGTGCTTTAAAAATGCCAAGTTACAATCTGTTTGATGCAGGTCTGTCTTACGCCTTCGACTTAGGAAATGCACAGAAGCTTATCCTAACCGGTAACGTTTATAACGTCTTTGATACAGTTTATATTTCAGACGGAAAATCTTCAACGCACATCAAAGATCTGTCAGACTTTACTGCAACACCGACACAAACAGCGCAACAGCAATATGATGCTTACCAGGCAAATCTAAAAACTTGGAAAGGTATCGACCAAAACAACACCGTTTATTTCGGCTCCGGTCGAACTTGGGCGGCAACAGTTTCTTACCGATTCTAATCCCAATTAATATTAACACTACCCAAAATCCCGACCTTTCGTCGGGATTTTTTATCTTTGCAGTTAATCATTAAAAAATTAAAAATGGATTTCAATTTGATGCTCAATGCGCACCGTGGATTCGCCTACCTGATTCTTCTAACGACAGCAATCTTTATTGTCGCATTACTTTTGACAATGTTTGGCTACTCCGGAAAGATCACTAAACTCTTAAGAAAATCAACACTTTTCACGATGATTTTCTTCCACGTTCAGGCGCTGATTGGTTTGATAATGTTGTTTTTCTTTTCTCCCGGATTTAAAGCGGCAAAAGAAGCAGGAATATTAATGAAAGATGCTGTTTCAAGAAATACTTACGTGGAACATCCAACCGCAATGGTTATCGCGGCGGTTTTGCTGACCATCCTTAACAAGAAATTCAAAACCAGCGACAAACTCCAAATGGGTTGGGTAATCATGGCGGTAATCGCTTTGCCATTAATGCTTTGGGCATTCCAGTGGAGCCGACTTTTTGGAGCGTAAAAAATTCAGTTTGAAAATTTGAAATCGTTTGAAAAAGTTTGAGTCCAAAAAAAACATTCAAACTAAATCAAATAATCTCAAACACTATCAAACGATATCAAATATAACTAGGATATCAATCGAAATTTACCAGATGAAAATAGCAGTTGTAGGCGCCACCGGAATGGTGGGACAGGTAATGCTGAAAGTATTGGAGGAAAGAAATTTCCCAGTAACAGAACTAATTCCAGTCGCATCCGAAAAATCGGTCGGCAAGAAAGTTTCCTTCAAAGGAAGTGAATTCGAAATCGTTTCGATGCAGACGGCAATCGATATGAAACCGCAAATCGCGATATTTTCTGCGGGTGGAACAACCTCGTTGGAGTTTGCCCCGAAATTTGCAGAAGCGGGAACCACAGTGATCGACAATTCCTCTGCTTGGAGAATGGAACCCGATAAGAAATTGGTCGTTCCTGAAATCAATGCCGGAGTTCTGACAAATTCAGATAAAATCATTGCAAACCCCAATTGTTCCACGATTCAGTTGGTCATGGTGCTTCATCCATTAAACACGAAATATGATCTGAAGCGGGTGATTGTCTCCACCTACCAATCGGTTACTGGAACCGGGAAAAATGCAGTCGATCAGTTGAATGCAGAAATCGTTGGAAACGAGGACGTAGCGAAAGTATATCCCTACGAAATCTTCAAAAATGCGTTGCCCCAATGTGACGTTTTTTCTGACGACGACTATACCAAGGAAGAGCTCAAACTCATGAAGGAACCCAAGAAAATCATGGATGACGACACTTTCAACTTAACGGCGACTGCGGTTCGTGTTCCTGTTCAGGGTGGACATTCCGAAAGTGTGAATATCGAGTTTGAAAACGAATTCGATTTAGACGAGGTGAAGAAAATCCTTGCCGAAACTCCCGGAGTAGTGGTAATGGACGACGTGAAAAACAATATCTACCCAATGCCGCTCTATTCCGAAGGAAAGGATGAAGTTTTTGTAGGCAGAATCAGAAGAGACCTGTCACAACCAAAAACGCTAAACCTCTGGATTGTTGCCGACAACCTGAGAAAAGGTGCCGCAACGAATGCGGTACAGATTGCGGAATATCTGGTTGCCAATCAATTGGTTTAGAAATTGTTGTGTGAATTTATCTAAATTTTTAGAATTGGAAACTATAGAAATGAATATCATCAATGATTATTTTCTACTTTTAGAAAAGTTAAGTTCCGCTGGAAAGCTGGAACTTATTGAACGTCTCGTAAAATCCATAAAAAGGGAAAAATCTTCGGAAGGACCAACCGATGAAATTCTTAAAACCGAACCGGAAAATCTGACGAAGGAAGAACGAAAAAAACTTTTTGAAGCAGCATGTGGATCTTGGGAGTCCGAGAAAATCTTCAGACGAAATCATCAAGGAAATTAGGGATAGCCACAGATTCAGAGACAAGAAAATATCTTTATAATGAGTTATCTTTTAGACACCAATATTTGCGTTCACTATTTAAGAAACAAGTTTGATATTGCGAAAAAGTTAAATGAAATAGGTTTTGAAAATCTTTCAATCTCCGAAATAACTGTTTTTGAGCTTTGTTTCGGTGCAGAAAAAAGTGAAAATCCTGCTAAAACTTACCAAGGTGTCGATAATCTGATAAAAAGTTTAAATATTATTCCCATCAGAACGCTCATCACCGAAAACATCAAAGACTTCAAAAACATCCGAAACCTCAAAACAGATAACTGGATCCAAAGATAAACCCGCAATTTGCGGGTTTTTTTATTATTAGACGCTTCGAACAATTTATTTAAAACTTTCAAACTGTGACAGCAGAAAATCAAAATCCCTCGAAATCAAACTTTTCCTTTCAGCGAAATGTCGCAATTGTCGGGATCATCCTCTTCATCAGTAAATTAATCGCTTGGCATTTGACCAATTCCGACGCGGTGTTTTCTGATGCGATGGAAAGTATTGTGAATATCATCGCCGCTTTCATGGGACTTTACTCATTATACCTCGCGGCAAAACCGAAAGACGAAGACCATCCGTACGGACACGGAAAAGTGGAATTCGTAACTTCCGGAATCGAGGGCGCGTTGATTATTTTTGCCGGTGTCATCATCATCGTCGAAGCGGCGGATTCACTCCTACACGGTAACGAACCCAAAAAGCTCGACTGGGGAATCCTGATTGTGGCGGCAACTGCGGTCATTAATTATGTGATGGGTTATATTTCCATTAAGAAAGGGATTCGTGAAAACTCACAAGTTCTCCAAAGTTCTGGGAAACATCTGCAAAGTGATACCTTTACTACTTTGGGCGTGGTGATCAGTTTGATCCTGGTTTATTTTACCAAAATGTATTGGATTGACGCAGCTGTAGCACTTGTTTTCGGCGGATATATCATCTTCATCGGCTACAAAATTATCAGAACGGCACTGAGCGGAATTATGGATGAAGCCGACCTGGAAATGATTTCACGGCTTGCAAAATTTCTTGAGGAAAACCGCAAACCCGAGTGGATCGACATCCACAACATGAGGATCCAGCAACACGGAAGCGGCCTCCATATCGATGCACACCTCACTTTACCGTGGTATTATGAACTGAGAAAAGCCCACGAAGAAATGGAGAAAGTTTACCG from Chryseobacterium suipulveris includes:
- a CDS encoding cation diffusion facilitator family transporter, giving the protein MTAENQNPSKSNFSFQRNVAIVGIILFISKLIAWHLTNSDAVFSDAMESIVNIIAAFMGLYSLYLAAKPKDEDHPYGHGKVEFVTSGIEGALIIFAGVIIIVEAADSLLHGNEPKKLDWGILIVAATAVINYVMGYISIKKGIRENSQVLQSSGKHLQSDTFTTLGVVISLILVYFTKMYWIDAAVALVFGGYIIFIGYKIIRTALSGIMDEADLEMISRLAKFLEENRKPEWIDIHNMRIQQHGSGLHIDAHLTLPWYYELRKAHEEMEKVYRLIGENTDRSVEFNFHLDDCKPFSCEICQLFDCPVREKPFVKKIEWNTASISQVQKHDLSTE
- a CDS encoding PIN domain-containing protein, with protein sequence MSYLLDTNICVHYLRNKFDIAKKLNEIGFENLSISEITVFELCFGAEKSENPAKTYQGVDNLIKSLNIIPIRTLITENIKDFKNIRNLKTDNWIQR
- a CDS encoding aspartate-semialdehyde dehydrogenase, giving the protein MKIAVVGATGMVGQVMLKVLEERNFPVTELIPVASEKSVGKKVSFKGSEFEIVSMQTAIDMKPQIAIFSAGGTTSLEFAPKFAEAGTTVIDNSSAWRMEPDKKLVVPEINAGVLTNSDKIIANPNCSTIQLVMVLHPLNTKYDLKRVIVSTYQSVTGTGKNAVDQLNAEIVGNEDVAKVYPYEIFKNALPQCDVFSDDDYTKEELKLMKEPKKIMDDDTFNLTATAVRVPVQGGHSESVNIEFENEFDLDEVKKILAETPGVVVMDDVKNNIYPMPLYSEGKDEVFVGRIRRDLSQPKTLNLWIVADNLRKGAATNAVQIAEYLVANQLV